A window of Pectobacterium carotovorum genomic DNA:
CAGCAAACCGGCGATGGTCAGCGTGGGCAGCATCGCGTTACGGGCGATATGTCGCCAGAGCACGCCGCTGCGGCTGGCTCCTTTCGCACGGGCTACCGCAACAAACGGCTGGGTTTGTACCTGATCGATGCTGCGCATCAGCACTTGAGCGAGCGGGGCGGAGATCGGCAGCGCCAGCGTCAGAACCGGCAAAATCAGCCCTTCCCATTCGCCGGGGTTAATGACGGGAATCAGCCCCAGACGAAAAGAAAAGATCTGAATTAACACAATGCCAAGCCAGAAGGTCGGCACGGAAATAAACAGTGATGGCAGCGATTGCAGTGCGGTTCGCAGCCACTGAAACGGCGTCAGTGTTGATAAGAACGCGAGGGCGAACGCCAACAGCCCGGCGGCGATGAAACCCAGCACCGCGAGCAGTAGCGTGGGTGGCAGATTTGCGGCAATCAGTTCGGTGACCGGCACGCCAGCCTGAAGAGAGAGGCCGAGATCGCCACGCAGTATCTGGGCTATCGCATGGAAATATTGCGTGAGCACCGGCGTATCGGCACCGTAGGATAAACGCAGCTGCGCGATCTGCTCGGCGCTCAGGCCGAGCTCTGGGTTTTGAAACTTGATCAGTACGGCATCACCCGGCATCGCCTGAAGCAGGATAAAAGACAGGGTGAATGCCGCCCACAGGACGAGCAGTGCCTGACCGATGCGCAGTGCCAGATATCGGTTCATGATGATCTCCTCCCTCTTTCTTCTGTGTTACTTATCCAGCCAGGTGTTGTAAAAGCTGGGGCGACCAACGGCTTCAAATGCGATGCCTTTTGTGGTGGGCGCGCCCGCAAACACCTGCGGCTCTTCAAAAATAGGAATGACGTAGGCCTGATCGATCAGGTAGCTCTGCACCTCCCCGACCAGCGCCAGTCGCTTGCTGCGGTCAGTTTCAGCGGCGATGCCATCCAGCAGCGTATTTAGGTGCGTATCGACAAAGGTGTTCACCTTGTCGCTGGAACCGCCTTTTTGCAGCAGGACGTTGCGCACCGTCGGGTAATATTGGCTTTTCAGTACATCCGGGTCGGCACGGCCTACCATCGCTGGAGCAACGCCCGTTTTCAGCGGATCGAGGCTATCGACGGTCTTACTGCCTGCATCACCGGCCAGCACATTCAGCTTCACGCCGACTTTTGCCCACTGCTGAGAAACCAGCTGTAAGGTTTCTTTGTTCTGCGGCTGCGGCAGGGATTCATAGGCGGTTAGCTCCAGCGTTTTGCCGTCTTTCTGCCGCAATCCCTGCGAACCGGTTTTCCAGCCTGCTTCATCTAACAGTTTGTTGGCCTGCGCGGGATCGAACGTGAGCTTGCTGGAGAGATCGACATAGCCTGCGGCGGTTTTAGCCAGCGGTGACGTGGCCTGTGGGTAGTTGTCCGAGAACAGCGTATCAATGATCTCTTTGGTGTTGGTGGCGTGCAGCAGTGCTTTACGCACGCGGATATCGGCGACCAGTGGGTTATCCGGGCGGAATACGACGCTGTTATTGACGCCGCGTGTCGGTGGGGCATAAAGATTGAAGCCCTGACTCTGCACCCGCTTCTCATCATAGGCTTGGATCTGACGAATGAAGTCCGCCTGACCCGATACCAGCGCGCCAATACGCACGCTGTCTTCCGGGGTCACCAGATAGGTAATGCCGTCCAGATAGGCACGCCCCTGATGCTTCGATTTAACCGGAGCCCAGTTGTAATCCTTGCGGGCGGTCAGTTTCAGTTCGCGTCCCAGTTTCTCGCTGCTCACCACGAACGGGCCGGAGCCAATAATGTTTTTGGCATTGCCTAACTGATTGAAATTGCGCTCCAGCGTACTGAGGGACACCAGACCGGAACCGATGGTCGCAGTACCTTGCAGAAAGCCCGGAGACGGCTTCTTAAAGTAAAACTTCACCGTGAGCGGATCGATGACTTCACTGCGCAGGTAGTTATTGATGACCTCGGAAATCGGCTGGTTGAGTGCTGTATTTCCTAATCCATAGGTATCAAAATTTTTCGCTACCGCGTTGGCATCCAGCGGGGTGCCGTCAGAGAAACTGACGCCGGGACGAATCTTGAACGTGTATTCGGTGTTATCCGCGTTAATGGTCCAGGATTCCGCAATCCACGGTTCGACCTCCAGCGTTTCTGGGTTCTGGTACGTCAGTTTATCGGTAATCTGGTTGAGGATGCCGCCGTTCGGATAAAACCCGCCCGCTGGCGTATAGAGATTGGTATGCGCCTGCTGCTCTAGATAAATTAGCGTGCCGCCGATTTTCGGCGCGTCGTTCGCTGCCTGTGCGCCCAGCGCACCACCCAGAAGGAGCAATGAGGCAAAAATAGTGAGTTTCTGATGAGGATGCAAAAAAGTCGCCACGATGGTTTTCCCTACATGTGATGGTTTTTATTAAATTTGTTTTTTATCAGGTGAATATGCGTATCGATTACGTCCTGAAACGGGGAATACAGCAGAAGACGTTAACCGCTCGTTACAGCCGATACTTCCATAGGCGATAGGAAACAGCAAAGAACAATACCGGTATTGGTTATCCAGTTTTTAGTTAGGAAAAAGCGGGGGGGGTTGTAATGCATTTCTTGTGAGGGCCATATCGTGATATGGAGAAACTGCGGAAGGCATTTCCAGAATATATAATCTTGTTATAGGGAACGTTTGTAATATTAAAATTAATCGATAAATAATAACTAGTGAATGGATTAATCGGGAAAAGCCTATAGAGTTTGCTGAGTGTTTTTTATACGCGTCATACTTCAAATTGCATGTGTGTTGCTGCGCGACTCAGCACACTTACCTGAGCCTGAGGTCTCGGCAAGTAGCGTTCAAACCTGCCAAAAGCAGGTTTGTCCTGAAACTTGAATTATTTAGAATATATTCATTATTAATGCTCAAAGAAGGATTTTTTTTCCTAATTTGAAATTACCTTCTTTTTGTCCCACATGGCTTAAAAGGTAAACGGCAGGGGCAAGACATTCCCCCATGGCAATCAAATAAAACGCATCATCTTTAATGAAGAAAAAAATACTGACGCTTTTATACATACAGCCGGAAGAAACATGCAAAACGAAGTTGTCGTCATAGCTGTAGTTACCTGTAGCTCTGGCTCTTCCCGAAGTAATCGTATTCATTGCTTGTCTTAGATTGGCATGGGTATTTTTTTCAAGATATTCTGCAAGGATTCCTTCTGCTTCAACTTGATTAAAGGGGCCGCTTTTATTACCCTCATTAATAATATAAAAAGTATCCATGTTTTTCTCCAGAGTTAGAGGAATACTGCATCATCACTGATGAAGAACAGTGATTGGTCAATATGATGACCAGCCACTGTTGAGCGTTACACCATATTCGCTTTTTATTTCAAAACCTGCGGATTCACGCAGTTTTCTTTGACCTGACCGCTCAGGGCAGCAATCAGGTTGTCAACGGCACAGGCGGCCATGTCGTAACGGGTTTCGTGCGTGGCAGAACCGATGTGCGGCAGCGCCACCACGTTAGGTAAATCCAGCAGCGGAGAATCGACGGGCAGCGGTTCTTTGACAAAAACATCCAGACCCGCGCCCTGAATGGTTCCTTTCACCAAGGCTTCCGTCAGCGCTTCTTCATCCACGACGGCACCACGACCAATATTAATCAAAATGGCGCTGGGTTTCATTTTTGCCAGCTGTTCGCGGCCAATGAGATGGTGCGTTTCTGCCGTTAGCGGCAGCGTGATACAGAGGAAATCAGATTCGGCTAATAGCGTATCGAGATCGCAGTGACAGGCATTAAAACGCTGCTCCGCTTCGGCGTGATGGCGGCGTGCGTTGTACAGAACCGGCATGCTGAAACCAAAGTGGGCGCGTTGCGCGACGGCCAAACCAATGCGGCCCATCCCCAAAATACCGATAGTTTTATGGTGAACGTCAGTGCCAAACCAGTCGCTGCCGACGCCCCCTTTCCATTCACCCGCTTTAACCCGCTCAGCCACTTCCACGACCCGGCGTGCGCTGGCGAGCATCAGTGCCAGAACCGTATCCGCCACGGTTTCTGTCAGTACGGTTGGGGTGTGCATGAGAATCACCCCTTTTTCATTCAGCGCGTCGACGTTAAAGGTGTCGTAACCAACAGAAATGGTGGATGCCGCGCGTAAACGCGGTGCGTGTTGCAGGAAGTCTTTATCGACCTTGCCGCCGGAACCAATGATGCCTTCGGCCGTTGCCAGGGCTGGATGATCGAGTGAGGGAAAGGCGTCAAGTTCAGTGACGGTGAAGTGTTGGTCTAAACGAGCGCGTAGATCGTCAGAAACTTTTTTATACAGGATAACGCTAGGTTTCATCACAAACTCCAGCAGATTAAGGAAGTTAACGTAGAAGTAGCTCATCGAATAATCGCGTAGCTGGCGAGAGACTGCAAGCGATACCGCCCCCGCATCTGCCCAAGGTTAACCGCGATTAATGGGGGGGTTGCACGATGGGTATGATGAACGATCGCATACCGACGCGTCACCGCCGCATACAGGGTGCTCCACGATAGGTATGAAATCTCTTTGTGGTTAATTGATTAATATATTTCCTTTGTGATTATTATCACTCATTTTTAGGTAAAGCATTACCGTGAAAAACCGATAACCCTATCTACCGGGATGTTTTAGGCATGGTGATTTTTAGACATGACCATGTTTTAGATATGATTTATTAATGGGGGACGGAAATGCATTTTTTTACCAGGATTATGAGTAACCTCAAGGTTTCTCATAAGCTGTATGGCGGTTTCGGGATTGTCCTGTTGTTGGTCATGATCGCGTCTGGCGTTGGCGCTGTACGATTTTTTATCATCCACGATTTGTATGTTAAAACGACAATTTTGAATGAAATGAATCACTATCTCGATCAGTCAAAAATGGCGAGGGTCAAATATTCATTCACCTTTGCAGATGACAATATCAAGAATCTCAATACCTACATTAGTCAGGCAAGCCAGCAAAAAGAAAAAGTGAAAGCACTCACGTGGGAAGCAGAATATCTGTCTGATTTTAATAAGCTTGATCAAGACTTTGCAGATTATGATACCGATCTGAATACCATGAAAACTGCCGCAAATGCGGTGGTTGAGACGGCAAAGAAAATCAGCCAGATGAATGCCTCTGATGCGTTAACGGCATTTATGACTACTCTCTCTGTCGGTGCGGATGAAAATGCGTTGTCTACGCAGAAGGACGCTCTCTCGCTGTTGTTTCTGAAATTGGTCAACAGCACCTACACCTTACAACGAGAGAATAGCGAAGCCGCGTTTAACGCGCAGAAGCAGGTCTATGCCGAATCTAAGGTAGCCTACGATGCATTGGCATCGTCTGTCAGTGGCGATCGCCGTCGCGTAGTCGACGCATTTTGGCAAGCATTTGAAAACTATCATCAAACGGCAGAGCAGTATTACGCGCGGCTGGGGCAGTTAAAAACCACAGATGTTAAATTCCGGGCAACCGGAGACAGAATGACGAGCGATATCGGCAGTATTCTGCAAAAGCTCGGCGCGAAGAATGATGACATTATCAATAGCTCCGTACTGCAAACGCTGATTCTAGGAGCGATTGCCATCGTATTCGGTTTACTGATCGCATGGTCTGTCACGCGACAAATTACCCGACCTATTATCACCAACCTGAAGCTGGCGGAACGGATTGCTGGTGGCGATCTTTCAGCGACTGTCACGGTTGAACGGCATGATGAGCTGGGACAATTAACGACGGCCATGATGGTGATGACGGAGAAATTACGTCATTTAATGACTGATATTCGTCAAAGTGTGTACAGCGTTGAGAGCGCTTCTTCTGACATCGCATCGGGCAATAATGATTTATCATCGCGTACTGAGCAGCAATCAGCGGCGATTGTAGAAACGGCAGCCAGCATGGAAGAGTTAACGGCTACCGTGAAGAACAACGCCGATAATGCCCGACATGCCAGCCAGATTGCCGGAGAAGCCTCAACCAATGCCAATCGTGGCGGGGATATTATTAACCGCGTGATTAACACCATGAGCGATATTTCAGGGAGTTCGAAGAAGATCTCTGATATCACGACGGTGATTAATAGCATTGCGTTCCAAACCAATATTCTGGCATTGAACGCCGCGGTGGAAGCGGCTCGAGCCGGTGAACAAGGGCGAGGCTTCGCGGTGGTCGCCAGTGAAGTTCGTAGTCTTGCGCAGCGCAGTTCACAGGCGGCAAAAGAGATCGAAAGCCTGATCTCAGAATCGGTTTCGCGCGTAGATACGGGAACTGCGCTGGTTTCTCAGGCGGGAACGACGATGGATGACATTGTGGCTTCTGTGAGCCGTGTGAATGACATCATGGGAGAAATTTCCTCAGCATCGGATGAGCAGAGCCGCGGTATTGCACAAATCGGCAGTGCAGTGGCTGAAATGGATACCACTATCCAGCAGAATGCCTCTATGGTGAGCGAATCCTCTGCCGCAGCGAATTCGTTGCAGGAACAGGCCTCGAAGTTGGCAAAACTGATGTCGGTTTTCCGCATCTCTGATTCGGATGTTGCCGGTCTGCCAAGGCTGCAAGGGTCGAACACCGGTAACAGGAATTCGGGCAACAAGGCTGCGCCTCGCCTGCCGACGCTCGCATCGCGGGATAACGGGAGCGATAACTGGACAACGTTCTGATCTCCCGTTGAGCGATGACTCAGAGGTGATCTATTGAACTGGAGGGAGTGGCGTTGGCTGCTCCCTATTCCCTATTTCGTCCACTGCATGATCAGCGTCGTGGCCTGTGTATCCTGATTGAGGTTTTCCTCAACAACGACAAACCCCTGCTTATGGTAGAATCGGCAGGCGCGCGTATTCTGCTGATACACTTCCAGACTGAGTAAGGAGTACTGTGCCTGAACATGCTGGATCAGCGCTGTACCAATCTGCTTGCCATAATAGGCTTGCTCCACAAACAGCGCGCCAATGAACCGTTCCTCCAGCACGCTGATAAAGCCGATGAGGCTTCCTTGCTCTTCATAAACCCAGGTTTGCGACTCGGGAATATAGATCTCACGCACCGCGCTGGCGCTTTCTCGCCAGTAATCTTCACGAATAAACGGATGCGCCAGCGTGGTGCTCTTTAGCCAAAGCTGCATCAGCGGTGCAAGATCGAGGTCGCGGTAAGGGCGAATCATGACGTGCTTTCCTGATGACAAAAGCACTCAGTCACATGGTCGTTGACCAATCCACCCGCCTGCATGAAGGCATAACAGATGGTTGAACCGATAAATTTGAAGCCGCGTTTCTTAAGGGCTTTTGACATGGCATCCGAAACGTCCGTTTTGGCGGGAACCTCGGCGAGTGAAGCGGGGTGATTGAGACGCGGTTGGTGCTCGACAAAAGACCAAATGAAGTGCGAGAAGCTCTCTCCCTGACTTTCCATCTCCACCCATGCTTTTGCATTGGTGATAATCGCCTCGATTTTCCCGCGATGGCGGATAATGCCGCTGTCCTGCACCAACCGATCCACGTCATCTTGCGTCATCTGCGCCACTTGCTCAGGATCGAACTGGTGGAAGCAACGACGATAGCCTTCGCGTTTTTTCAGGACGGTGATCCAGGAAAGACCGGCCTGCTGGCCCTCCAGACACAGTAACTCAAACAGCTTCTGGCTGTCGGTGCAGGGCTTCCCCCACTCGTTATCGTGGTAATCCTGATATAAGGTGTCTTGTGTCACCCAGCCGCAGCGTTGCATACCTTTCTCCTGATTATGGTGAGCTTTTCATTGTAAGGCAGTCTGTTACAAATAGGCTTCGATCATGGCATTTACGGTGCTGTATAGGCAACCAGTGTTTTGCGGGCGTGCTCGCAGATATGAAAAGTCATTTACGGATGGGGCGGAAAGTCGTCGCGGAATCGTGAATAATGCTTTGCCAA
This region includes:
- a CDS encoding ABC transporter permease, translated to MNRYLALRIGQALLVLWAAFTLSFILLQAMPGDAVLIKFQNPELGLSAEQIAQLRLSYGADTPVLTQYFHAIAQILRGDLGLSLQAGVPVTELIAANLPPTLLLAVLGFIAAGLLAFALAFLSTLTPFQWLRTALQSLPSLFISVPTFWLGIVLIQIFSFRLGLIPVINPGEWEGLILPVLTLALPISAPLAQVLMRSIDQVQTQPFVAVARAKGASRSGVLWRHIARNAMLPTLTIAGLLLGELIAGALITETVFGRNGLGQLTQEAVNYQDSSVLQAIVLISAAAFVVVNLVVDLLYPLLDPRLKRTPGATL
- a CDS encoding TIGR04028 family ABC transporter substrate-binding protein, which gives rise to MATFLHPHQKLTIFASLLLLGGALGAQAANDAPKIGGTLIYLEQQAHTNLYTPAGGFYPNGGILNQITDKLTYQNPETLEVEPWIAESWTINADNTEYTFKIRPGVSFSDGTPLDANAVAKNFDTYGLGNTALNQPISEVINNYLRSEVIDPLTVKFYFKKPSPGFLQGTATIGSGLVSLSTLERNFNQLGNAKNIIGSGPFVVSSEKLGRELKLTARKDYNWAPVKSKHQGRAYLDGITYLVTPEDSVRIGALVSGQADFIRQIQAYDEKRVQSQGFNLYAPPTRGVNNSVVFRPDNPLVADIRVRKALLHATNTKEIIDTLFSDNYPQATSPLAKTAAGYVDLSSKLTFDPAQANKLLDEAGWKTGSQGLRQKDGKTLELTAYESLPQPQNKETLQLVSQQWAKVGVKLNVLAGDAGSKTVDSLDPLKTGVAPAMVGRADPDVLKSQYYPTVRNVLLQKGGSSDKVNTFVDTHLNTLLDGIAAETDRSKRLALVGEVQSYLIDQAYVIPIFEEPQVFAGAPTTKGIAFEAVGRPSFYNTWLDK
- the ghrB gene encoding glyoxylate/hydroxypyruvate reductase GhrB, yielding MKPSVILYKKVSDDLRARLDQHFTVTELDAFPSLDHPALATAEGIIGSGGKVDKDFLQHAPRLRAASTISVGYDTFNVDALNEKGVILMHTPTVLTETVADTVLALMLASARRVVEVAERVKAGEWKGGVGSDWFGTDVHHKTIGILGMGRIGLAVAQRAHFGFSMPVLYNARRHHAEAEQRFNACHCDLDTLLAESDFLCITLPLTAETHHLIGREQLAKMKPSAILINIGRGAVVDEEALTEALVKGTIQGAGLDVFVKEPLPVDSPLLDLPNVVALPHIGSATHETRYDMAACAVDNLIAALSGQVKENCVNPQVLK
- a CDS encoding HAMP domain-containing protein, producing MHFFTRIMSNLKVSHKLYGGFGIVLLLVMIASGVGAVRFFIIHDLYVKTTILNEMNHYLDQSKMARVKYSFTFADDNIKNLNTYISQASQQKEKVKALTWEAEYLSDFNKLDQDFADYDTDLNTMKTAANAVVETAKKISQMNASDALTAFMTTLSVGADENALSTQKDALSLLFLKLVNSTYTLQRENSEAAFNAQKQVYAESKVAYDALASSVSGDRRRVVDAFWQAFENYHQTAEQYYARLGQLKTTDVKFRATGDRMTSDIGSILQKLGAKNDDIINSSVLQTLILGAIAIVFGLLIAWSVTRQITRPIITNLKLAERIAGGDLSATVTVERHDELGQLTTAMMVMTEKLRHLMTDIRQSVYSVESASSDIASGNNDLSSRTEQQSAAIVETAASMEELTATVKNNADNARHASQIAGEASTNANRGGDIINRVINTMSDISGSSKKISDITTVINSIAFQTNILALNAAVEAARAGEQGRGFAVVASEVRSLAQRSSQAAKEIESLISESVSRVDTGTALVSQAGTTMDDIVASVSRVNDIMGEISSASDEQSRGIAQIGSAVAEMDTTIQQNASMVSESSAAANSLQEQASKLAKLMSVFRISDSDVAGLPRLQGSNTGNRNSGNKAAPRLPTLASRDNGSDNWTTF
- a CDS encoding N-acetyltransferase, whose protein sequence is MIRPYRDLDLAPLMQLWLKSTTLAHPFIREDYWRESASAVREIYIPESQTWVYEEQGSLIGFISVLEERFIGALFVEQAYYGKQIGTALIQHVQAQYSLLSLEVYQQNTRACRFYHKQGFVVVEENLNQDTQATTLIMQWTK
- a CDS encoding DNA-3-methyladenine glycosylase I, producing MQRCGWVTQDTLYQDYHDNEWGKPCTDSQKLFELLCLEGQQAGLSWITVLKKREGYRRCFHQFDPEQVAQMTQDDVDRLVQDSGIIRHRGKIEAIITNAKAWVEMESQGESFSHFIWSFVEHQPRLNHPASLAEVPAKTDVSDAMSKALKKRGFKFIGSTICYAFMQAGGLVNDHVTECFCHQESTS